One genomic region from Streptomyces sp. NBC_00457 encodes:
- a CDS encoding molybdopterin-dependent oxidoreductase — translation MTPEQPEQPERPEQYEQSERPEQYEQLEERGKPIGRRVLLGTLGLGALGVVAAPTLQRGLESFLGNAADKDPTGLTGLLPNGGGFRYYSVASSVPHKNAGNYRLTVDGLVDRPKTYTLADLRALPQTRMVKDVQCVTGWRVPDTPFEGVRLSRLLDAAGVRPTAGAVRFTCFDGTYTESLTLDQARRADVLVALRMQDKDLGHSHGGPVRLYVAPMYFYKSAKWLSGITLTDEVKPGYWEERGYDIDAWVGRSNGRDDEPTS, via the coding sequence GTGACCCCCGAACAGCCCGAACAACCCGAGCGGCCGGAGCAGTACGAACAATCCGAGCGGCCGGAGCAGTACGAACAACTCGAGGAACGCGGCAAGCCGATCGGCCGCCGGGTCCTCCTCGGCACCCTCGGCCTGGGTGCCCTCGGTGTGGTCGCCGCGCCCACCCTCCAGCGCGGCCTGGAGTCCTTCCTCGGCAACGCGGCGGACAAGGACCCCACGGGCCTGACCGGCCTGCTCCCGAACGGCGGCGGCTTCCGCTACTACTCGGTCGCGTCCTCCGTCCCCCACAAGAACGCCGGGAACTACCGGCTCACCGTCGACGGGCTGGTCGACCGCCCCAAGACCTACACCCTGGCCGACCTGCGGGCCCTGCCGCAGACCCGGATGGTCAAGGACGTGCAGTGCGTCACCGGCTGGCGCGTCCCGGACACACCCTTCGAGGGGGTACGCCTGTCCCGGTTGCTGGACGCCGCGGGAGTGCGCCCCACGGCCGGGGCGGTGCGTTTCACCTGCTTCGACGGCACCTACACGGAGAGCCTCACCCTCGACCAGGCCCGCCGCGCGGACGTCCTGGTCGCCCTGCGCATGCAGGACAAGGACCTGGGCCACTCCCACGGCGGCCCGGTCCGCCTCTACGTCGCCCCCATGTACTTCTACAAGTCGGCCAAGTGGCTCTCCGGCATCACCCTCACCGACGAGGTGAAGCCCGGCTACTGGGAGGAACGCGGCTACGACATCGACGCCTGGGTCGGCCGCTCGAACGGACGCGACGATGAGCCTACGAGCTGA
- a CDS encoding cytochrome b/b6 domain-containing protein, with protein MSLRAEAPPAAEVRRFSRAERWVHRLTAALMGVCVVTAAVLYLPELAELVGRRELVVRIHEWAGLALPVPVLAGLVSRAFRSDLRFLNRFGPHDRVWLRAALHRDKRAAARPAGKFNAGQKIYSAWIAGATLVMLGTGLIMWFTHLTPLMWRTSATFVHDWLALTIGIVLAGHIGMALADPEARRGLRTGSVSREWADREHSLWRP; from the coding sequence ATGAGCCTACGAGCTGAGGCGCCCCCGGCCGCGGAGGTCCGCCGGTTCAGCCGGGCCGAACGGTGGGTGCACCGGCTGACCGCAGCGCTGATGGGCGTCTGCGTGGTCACGGCGGCCGTTCTCTACCTGCCCGAACTCGCCGAACTCGTCGGCCGCCGCGAGCTGGTGGTCCGTATCCACGAATGGGCCGGACTCGCCCTGCCGGTCCCGGTGCTGGCCGGTCTCGTCTCCCGGGCCTTCCGTTCCGACCTGCGCTTCCTGAACCGCTTCGGCCCGCACGACCGGGTCTGGCTGCGCGCGGCCCTGCACCGCGACAAGCGGGCGGCGGCCCGTCCGGCGGGCAAGTTCAACGCCGGGCAGAAGATCTACTCCGCCTGGATCGCCGGTGCCACGCTGGTGATGCTGGGCACGGGCCTGATCATGTGGTTCACCCACCTCACTCCGCTGATGTGGCGCACCAGCGCGACCTTCGTCCACGACTGGCTCGCCCTCACCATCGGCATCGTCCTCGCCGGCCACATCGGCATGGCACTCGCGGACCCGGAGGCCCGTCGCGGTCTGCGCACGGGGTCGGTGTCGCGGGAGTGGGCGGACCGGGAGCATTCCCTCTGGCGGCCGTGA
- a CDS encoding L-idonate 5-dehydrogenase → MLSCVIHGQGDLRVDELEAPSPGPGEALVAVRYGGVCGSDLHYWLHGGVGDFRLKEPMVLGHEVVGTVVSYGAGGSGPLPGTAVAVHPATPCGVCPECADGRRNVCRDTRYLGSAARFPHVQGGFAGRFTVPADQLRPLPTGLEPRRAALAEPLSVALHAVRRAGEVAGRHVLVTGAGPIGCLVVAAAKAAGAGHVTVTDLLPEALRYARIAGADTVVRADDPSDPGWPSEVDTAIEASGVAAGLDACLRLVRRGGTVVQLGMLPPGQSPFPGNLVVSREIELRGAFRFDTEFDEALKLLAAEPSFDGLVSAVVPVREAESAFALAADRSRSCKVLLDFGN, encoded by the coding sequence ATGCTGAGTTGTGTGATCCACGGTCAGGGCGATCTGCGCGTCGACGAGCTGGAGGCCCCGTCCCCCGGCCCCGGCGAGGCGCTCGTCGCCGTCCGCTACGGCGGGGTCTGCGGCTCCGACCTGCACTACTGGCTCCACGGCGGGGTCGGCGACTTCCGCCTCAAGGAGCCGATGGTGCTCGGACACGAGGTGGTCGGGACGGTCGTCTCGTACGGCGCCGGCGGCTCGGGTCCCTTGCCCGGTACGGCCGTCGCGGTGCACCCGGCCACGCCGTGCGGGGTCTGCCCGGAGTGCGCGGACGGGCGGCGGAACGTCTGCCGGGACACGCGGTACCTGGGCAGCGCGGCCCGATTCCCGCACGTCCAGGGCGGATTCGCGGGCCGTTTCACCGTGCCCGCGGACCAGTTGCGGCCCCTCCCTACCGGCCTGGAACCGCGCCGGGCCGCGCTCGCCGAGCCGTTGTCCGTGGCCCTGCACGCCGTGCGCCGGGCCGGCGAGGTGGCCGGGCGGCACGTCCTGGTCACCGGCGCCGGGCCCATCGGCTGCCTGGTGGTCGCGGCGGCGAAGGCGGCGGGGGCCGGGCACGTCACGGTGACGGACCTGCTGCCGGAGGCACTGCGGTACGCACGCATCGCCGGCGCCGACACCGTCGTACGGGCCGACGATCCGTCCGACCCCGGGTGGCCGTCCGAGGTGGACACCGCGATCGAGGCGTCCGGGGTGGCCGCGGGCCTGGACGCGTGCCTGCGACTGGTGCGGCGCGGCGGGACCGTCGTGCAGCTCGGGATGCTGCCGCCGGGTCAGAGCCCCTTCCCGGGCAACCTGGTGGTGAGCCGCGAGATAGAGCTGCGCGGGGCGTTCCGCTTCGACACGGAGTTCGACGAGGCGCTGAAGCTGCTCGCGGCAGAGCCGTCGTTCGACGGGCTGGTGAGCGCGGTGGTGCCGGTGCGGGAGGCGGAGTCGGCGTTCGCCTTGGCGGCGGACCGCAGCCGGTCGTGCAAGGTGCTGCTCGACTTCGGCAACTGA
- a CDS encoding SDR family oxidoreductase, whose translation MTAHPLFDITGRTALVTGSSRGIGLALARGLLEAGCTVVLNGRDEQRLAKAASELPGDVHTAVFDVTDGPSVAAGTAEVEERVGPLDILVNNAGMQLRAPLLEFTDADWHRILNTNLTSAFLVGREAARRMTERGHGKIINICSLQSEVARPGIAPYAATKGALKMLTKGMCADWGPSGVQVNGLGPGYIETELTEPLVADEEFSAWVRRRTPAGRWGRTEDLVGGVLFLASPAADFISGQVLYVDGGMTSVL comes from the coding sequence ATGACGGCTCACCCCCTCTTCGACATCACCGGCCGCACGGCCCTGGTCACCGGCTCCAGCCGCGGCATCGGCCTCGCGCTCGCCCGCGGACTGCTGGAGGCGGGCTGCACGGTCGTCCTCAACGGACGGGACGAGCAGCGCCTTGCCAAGGCCGCGTCCGAACTGCCCGGCGACGTCCACACCGCGGTGTTCGACGTCACCGACGGGCCCTCGGTGGCCGCCGGGACAGCGGAGGTCGAAGAGCGGGTGGGCCCGCTCGACATCCTGGTCAACAACGCGGGGATGCAATTGCGGGCCCCGCTCCTGGAGTTCACCGACGCGGACTGGCATCGGATCCTGAACACCAACCTGACCAGCGCGTTCCTGGTCGGCCGCGAGGCGGCGCGCCGGATGACGGAACGCGGCCACGGCAAGATCATCAACATCTGCTCGCTGCAGAGCGAGGTGGCCCGCCCCGGCATCGCGCCCTACGCCGCCACCAAGGGCGCCCTCAAGATGCTCACCAAAGGCATGTGCGCCGACTGGGGCCCTTCCGGCGTGCAGGTCAACGGCCTCGGCCCCGGCTACATCGAGACGGAACTGACCGAACCCCTCGTCGCGGACGAGGAGTTCAGCGCCTGGGTGCGCAGGCGTACCCCGGCCGGCCGCTGGGGCCGTACGGAGGACCTGGTCGGCGGGGTGCTGTTCCTCGCCTCGCCCGCCGCGGACTTCATCAGCGGACAAGTGCTGTACGTCGACGGCGGAATGACCAGCGTGCTGTGA
- a CDS encoding GntP family permease, with translation MTRLNAELLAADTVEPITSAGHAQLGIAVLAGIAVIVLLITKFKLHAFLSLTIGSLALGAFAGAPLDKAITSFTTGLGTTVAGVGVLIALGAILGKMLADSGGADEIVDTILAKASGRSMPWAMVLIASVIGLPLFFEVGVVLLIPVVLMVAKRGNYSLMRIGIPALAGLSVMHGLVPPHPGPLVAIDAVKANLGVTLALGVLVAIPTVIIAGPLFSRYAARWVDVPAPDKMIPQRASEELENRPGFGATLTTILLPVVLMLSKALVDIVIDDPENTTQRVFDVIGSPLIALLASVLLGIFTLLRPAGFAKERVSGLVEKGLAPIAGILLIVGAGGGFKQTLIDSGVGQMILEISEDWSIPALLLAWLIAVAIRLATGSATVATVSAAGLVAPLAAGMSTTETALLVLAIGAGSLFFSHVNDAGFWLVKEYFGLTVGQTIKTWSVMETIISVVAGGIVLLLSLVI, from the coding sequence GTGACCAGACTCAACGCCGAGCTGCTGGCAGCGGACACCGTCGAGCCCATCACCTCGGCCGGCCACGCTCAGCTGGGCATCGCCGTCCTGGCGGGCATCGCCGTCATCGTCCTGCTCATCACCAAGTTCAAGCTGCACGCCTTTCTGTCGCTGACCATCGGGTCGCTGGCGCTCGGCGCGTTCGCCGGGGCGCCGCTGGACAAGGCGATCACCAGCTTCACCACCGGACTCGGGACCACCGTCGCGGGCGTGGGCGTCCTGATCGCGCTGGGCGCGATCCTCGGCAAGATGCTCGCCGACTCCGGCGGCGCGGACGAGATCGTCGACACGATCCTCGCGAAGGCGAGCGGCCGTTCGATGCCGTGGGCGATGGTGCTGATCGCCTCGGTGATCGGTCTGCCGCTGTTCTTCGAGGTCGGTGTCGTGCTGCTGATCCCGGTCGTGCTGATGGTCGCCAAGCGCGGCAACTACTCCCTGATGCGCATCGGCATCCCGGCGCTCGCGGGCCTGTCCGTGATGCACGGCCTGGTGCCGCCGCACCCCGGCCCGCTGGTCGCGATCGACGCGGTCAAGGCCAACCTGGGTGTCACGCTGGCGCTCGGCGTGCTCGTCGCCATCCCGACGGTGATCATCGCCGGCCCGCTGTTCTCGCGGTACGCGGCCCGCTGGGTCGACGTCCCCGCCCCGGACAAGATGATCCCCCAGCGCGCCTCCGAGGAACTGGAGAACCGCCCCGGCTTCGGCGCGACCCTCACCACCATCCTGCTGCCGGTCGTCCTGATGCTGTCCAAGGCGCTCGTCGACATCGTCATCGACGACCCCGAGAACACGACGCAGCGCGTCTTCGACGTCATCGGCTCCCCGCTGATCGCCCTGCTCGCCTCCGTGCTGCTGGGCATCTTCACGCTGCTGCGGCCCGCGGGCTTCGCCAAGGAGCGGGTCTCCGGGCTGGTCGAGAAGGGCCTCGCGCCCATCGCAGGGATCCTGCTGATCGTCGGCGCGGGCGGCGGTTTCAAGCAGACGCTGATCGACTCCGGTGTGGGCCAGATGATCCTGGAGATCTCCGAGGACTGGTCGATCCCGGCCCTGCTGCTGGCCTGGCTGATCGCGGTGGCGATCCGGCTCGCGACCGGTTCGGCGACGGTGGCGACGGTCTCGGCGGCCGGCCTGGTGGCCCCGCTCGCGGCCGGCATGTCCACCACGGAGACCGCCCTGCTGGTCCTCGCCATCGGCGCCGGTTCGCTCTTCTTCAGCCATGTCAATGACGCCGGATTCTGGCTGGTGAAGGAGTACTTCGGCCTGACCGTCGGCCAGACGATCAAGACCTGGTCCGTCATGGAGACGATCATCTCGGTGGTCGCGGGCGGCATCGTCCTGCTGTTGTCCTTGGTGATTTAG
- a CDS encoding gluconokinase yields MRSPHVVVVMGVAGTGKTTIGPLLAARLGVPYAEGDDFHPPANIAKMSAGTPLTDEDRWPWLDAIGSWAHGRAGLGGAVSCSALKRSYRDRLRAAAPGIVFVHLTGDRALIEDRMAHRQGHFMPTALLDSQFATLQPLEPDEAGVAVDVSGSPEEITERAMTALAALPEPTQ; encoded by the coding sequence CTGCGTTCCCCCCATGTCGTCGTGGTCATGGGTGTCGCGGGCACCGGCAAGACCACCATCGGTCCCCTGCTCGCCGCCCGGCTCGGCGTCCCGTACGCCGAGGGCGACGACTTCCACCCGCCGGCCAACATCGCCAAGATGTCGGCCGGCACCCCGCTCACCGACGAGGACCGGTGGCCCTGGCTGGACGCCATCGGCTCCTGGGCGCACGGGCGGGCGGGTCTTGGCGGGGCGGTCAGCTGCTCCGCGCTGAAACGGTCGTACCGCGACCGGCTGCGGGCCGCGGCCCCCGGCATCGTCTTCGTGCACCTCACCGGCGACCGTGCCCTCATCGAGGACCGGATGGCACACCGCCAGGGCCACTTCATGCCGACGGCCCTCCTCGACTCCCAGTTCGCCACGCTCCAGCCGCTGGAGCCGGACGAGGCGGGCGTCGCGGTGGACGTCTCCGGCAGCCCCGAGGAGATCACCGAGCGGGCCATGACCGCCCTCGCGGCGCTCCCCGAGCCGACTCAGTAA
- a CDS encoding FadR/GntR family transcriptional regulator yields the protein MSAPGRGLHGHVLECLGPAITAGEYPPGSVLRTDELAQRFDVSRSVMREAVRVLESMHLVESRRRVGVTVRPKAEWNVYDPQVIRWRLDGADRPRQLRSLTVLRSAIEPVAAGLAAKHATAEQCAELTECALGMVAHSKGHQLEGYLLHDVAFHRVILNASGNEMFARLGDVVAEVLAGRTHHDVMFDDPDPAAVTLHVQVAEAVRAGDATRAEHLTREITEGALQELDILAP from the coding sequence ATGAGCGCACCGGGCCGGGGGCTGCACGGCCATGTACTGGAATGCCTCGGTCCCGCGATCACCGCGGGCGAGTACCCGCCGGGCAGTGTCCTGCGCACGGACGAACTTGCCCAGCGGTTCGACGTGTCACGCTCGGTGATGCGCGAGGCGGTCCGCGTTCTCGAGTCCATGCACCTGGTCGAGTCCCGCCGCCGCGTGGGCGTCACGGTCCGGCCCAAGGCCGAGTGGAATGTGTACGACCCTCAGGTCATCCGCTGGCGGCTGGACGGCGCCGACCGCCCCCGGCAACTGCGCTCCCTCACCGTGCTGCGCTCCGCGATCGAGCCGGTCGCCGCGGGCCTCGCCGCCAAGCACGCCACCGCCGAGCAGTGCGCCGAACTCACCGAGTGCGCCCTCGGCATGGTCGCCCACTCCAAGGGGCACCAGCTGGAGGGCTACCTCCTCCACGACGTCGCCTTCCACCGGGTGATCCTCAACGCCTCCGGGAACGAGATGTTCGCCCGCCTCGGGGACGTCGTCGCCGAGGTCCTCGCGGGCCGCACCCATCACGACGTCATGTTCGACGACCCCGACCCGGCCGCCGTCACCCTGCACGTCCAGGTCGCCGAGGCGGTCCGCGCGGGCGACGCGACCCGCGCCGAGCACCTGACGAGAGAAATCACCGAGGGCGCCCTCCAGGAACTGGACATCCTCGCGCCCTAG
- a CDS encoding YchJ family protein, which yields MSRRNAAHRPERASIAAHTRSCPCGLAETYEKCCGRFHRGDATAPTAEALMRSRYSAFTKRDEAYLLRTWHPRTRPARVEFDPGMKWTGLEILGTGEGSAFHATGTVTFRASYRGGSLHERSRFERVEGAWVYVDGEFLAD from the coding sequence ATGTCCCGACGCAACGCGGCTCACCGGCCAGAACGCGCTTCCATCGCCGCGCACACACGTTCCTGCCCGTGCGGTCTTGCGGAGACGTACGAGAAGTGCTGTGGCCGGTTTCATCGGGGGGACGCGACGGCACCGACCGCGGAGGCGCTGATGCGCTCGCGTTACAGCGCTTTTACGAAACGGGACGAGGCGTATCTGCTGCGCACCTGGCATCCGCGGACGCGGCCCGCGCGGGTCGAGTTCGATCCCGGGATGAAGTGGACGGGGCTGGAGATCCTCGGCACGGGTGAAGGGTCGGCGTTCCACGCCACCGGGACGGTCACCTTCCGCGCCTCGTACCGGGGCGGCTCACTGCACGAGCGCAGCCGGTTCGAGCGGGTGGAGGGCGCGTGGGTGTACGTCGACGGGGAGTTCCTGGCCGACTAG
- a CDS encoding phage tail sheath subtilisin-like domain-containing protein, producing MPTNAVSAARPTYPGVYVEELPSSTRTVSAVTTSVTAFVGHTRRGPLNEPVRVTGFAEFERRFGGLSSQSAVAYAVHQFFANGGSVAVIVRVAKAGSGKAACVVLESTEGHSESRVLEVHAKEPGVWGNGLRVAVDYDTPHPDETFNLRVYDAKGDARESYTGLSMDTSHGRYAPTVINAGSKLIRVEAVGEGRPDPSGTVSKPFGDELPNLEVDLTVKIGDVEREFKLYDPDCDGEAPCSVAELALLLERKLRALPDAPGKHAFAGAEVTAFGRRIQVVAGSTDPEDVVRFLGECANDLGLEASVNPPVFPLEGGEDGEAPGPRDLIGSEADKSGIQALRGVADVNLLALPELAAYENTEDMVTVVSAAQRLCQERRIFLLVDAPSTWVSVDTARAGLAAFDAVRGNHAGLYFPHIQLTDPLTGRLRAFPPSGAVAGVIARTDSERGVWKAPAGTEARLAGVRSLTVDLTDRETGLLNPLGVNCLRTFPVTGPTVWGARTLEGSDALDSEWKYVPVRRLALHVEESLQRGLQWVVFEPNDESLWQQIRLSASSYLHTLFRQGAFKGKTPREAYFVKCDHETTTAEDIANGVVNVLVGIAPVRPAEFVIVRIQQTSGQFEL from the coding sequence ATGCCGACGAATGCAGTGAGCGCCGCCAGGCCGACGTACCCGGGCGTCTACGTCGAAGAGCTTCCCAGCAGCACCCGCACGGTCTCCGCCGTGACCACTTCGGTGACCGCCTTCGTGGGTCACACACGGCGCGGTCCGCTGAACGAGCCGGTGCGCGTCACCGGCTTCGCCGAGTTCGAGCGCCGCTTCGGCGGACTCAGCTCGCAGAGCGCCGTCGCGTACGCGGTGCACCAGTTCTTCGCCAACGGCGGCTCCGTCGCCGTGATCGTCCGGGTCGCCAAGGCCGGCAGCGGCAAGGCCGCATGCGTCGTCCTGGAGTCCACCGAGGGCCACAGCGAGTCCCGCGTCCTCGAAGTCCACGCCAAGGAACCCGGCGTGTGGGGCAACGGCCTGCGCGTCGCCGTCGACTACGACACGCCCCACCCCGACGAGACCTTCAACCTGCGGGTGTACGACGCCAAGGGCGACGCCCGCGAGAGCTACACCGGCCTGTCCATGGACACCTCGCACGGCCGGTACGCACCGACCGTGATCAACGCCGGCTCGAAGCTCATCCGCGTCGAGGCGGTCGGCGAGGGCCGCCCCGACCCGTCCGGCACCGTCTCCAAGCCGTTCGGCGACGAACTGCCGAACCTGGAGGTCGACCTCACCGTCAAGATCGGCGACGTGGAGCGCGAGTTCAAGCTCTACGACCCCGACTGCGACGGCGAAGCCCCGTGCAGTGTCGCCGAGTTGGCGCTGCTCCTCGAACGCAAGCTGCGCGCGCTGCCCGACGCGCCCGGCAAGCACGCCTTCGCCGGCGCCGAGGTCACCGCGTTCGGCCGGCGCATCCAGGTCGTCGCGGGCTCCACCGACCCCGAGGACGTCGTCCGCTTCCTCGGCGAGTGCGCCAACGACCTGGGCCTGGAAGCCTCGGTCAACCCGCCGGTGTTCCCGCTGGAGGGCGGCGAGGACGGCGAGGCGCCCGGCCCGCGCGACCTCATCGGCTCCGAGGCCGACAAGTCCGGCATCCAGGCGCTGCGCGGCGTCGCCGACGTGAACCTTCTCGCGCTGCCCGAGCTGGCGGCGTACGAGAACACCGAGGACATGGTCACCGTCGTCTCGGCGGCGCAGCGGCTGTGCCAGGAGCGGCGGATCTTCCTGCTGGTCGACGCGCCCAGCACCTGGGTCAGCGTGGACACCGCACGCGCGGGGCTCGCCGCGTTCGACGCCGTTCGCGGCAACCACGCCGGCCTGTACTTCCCGCACATCCAGCTCACCGACCCGCTCACCGGGCGGCTGCGCGCCTTCCCGCCGTCCGGCGCGGTCGCCGGCGTCATCGCGCGCACCGACTCCGAGCGCGGCGTGTGGAAGGCACCGGCCGGTACCGAGGCGCGGCTCGCGGGCGTGCGCTCGCTCACGGTCGACCTGACCGACCGGGAGACCGGGCTGCTCAACCCGCTCGGCGTCAACTGCCTGCGCACCTTCCCGGTGACCGGCCCGACGGTCTGGGGCGCGCGCACGCTGGAGGGCTCCGACGCGCTGGACAGCGAGTGGAAGTACGTGCCCGTGCGGCGGCTCGCGCTGCACGTGGAGGAGAGCCTCCAACGCGGCCTGCAATGGGTCGTGTTCGAGCCCAACGACGAGTCCCTGTGGCAGCAGATCCGCCTCAGCGCCTCCTCGTACCTGCACACGCTGTTCCGCCAGGGCGCCTTC